One genomic window of Candidatus Kuenenia stuttgartiensis includes the following:
- a CDS encoding IS1380-like element ISCku8 family transposase, giving the protein MKNIAKKYSKRQPKIKAEMSGKGLTVHAGLLPVLNFMGKLMFRERVHEAVHKDRGANARYQFVDAVQMVVIGLIAGATSMVEVMKVCTDEVLKKMSGWKEVPVDTTIGRIMKLASQGDIVELTGVIHRFRGKIWKRAVRSGHKLRSALCEVWIDVDSTVDGVYGKQEGAEVGYNPHKKGQKAYHPLMAFIAETKEVLHSWFRCGSAYTSNGVVEFMKECMAYMNKGVRVVFRGDSGFFTGELLEYLESILAGYLIKVKLKNLEGLLEGQKWNEVKGEPGWEQAEFWYRCAGWDRARRFVAVRQLVKREKKLVEVSVYEYFCYVTTERLSPMEAHRCYGKRATCETLIEESKGQMNAGHIRTGEFLANAALFQCAVLAYNLLKWMGLLSGGVIQQWEVKTMRLWLIRVAGKLVERSRQMTLKLPEKFLHQEEWEKWERMSLDVVFQ; this is encoded by the coding sequence ATGAAGAATATAGCAAAAAAATACAGCAAAAGACAACCGAAAATCAAGGCAGAGATGAGCGGGAAAGGCTTAACGGTACATGCAGGGCTTTTACCGGTATTGAATTTTATGGGTAAGCTGATGTTCCGGGAGAGAGTCCATGAAGCGGTCCATAAGGATCGTGGAGCAAATGCCCGGTATCAGTTTGTCGATGCGGTACAAATGGTAGTGATAGGGTTGATAGCAGGGGCGACATCGATGGTAGAGGTGATGAAGGTGTGTACAGATGAGGTATTGAAGAAGATGTCCGGGTGGAAAGAGGTACCTGTAGATACTACGATAGGACGTATTATGAAGCTGGCGAGTCAGGGAGATATAGTGGAACTGACGGGGGTGATCCACCGGTTTAGGGGAAAGATATGGAAGCGTGCGGTGAGATCAGGCCATAAACTCAGGAGTGCTCTTTGCGAAGTATGGATAGATGTTGATTCTACCGTAGATGGTGTATATGGGAAACAGGAGGGTGCAGAGGTAGGATATAATCCGCACAAGAAGGGGCAGAAGGCGTATCATCCCTTAATGGCATTTATTGCAGAAACAAAGGAGGTATTACATAGTTGGTTCCGCTGTGGAAGCGCCTACACGAGTAACGGAGTAGTAGAGTTCATGAAGGAATGTATGGCGTACATGAATAAGGGGGTAAGGGTGGTATTTCGGGGAGACAGCGGTTTTTTTACCGGAGAATTACTTGAATACCTTGAGTCAATATTGGCGGGATATCTGATTAAGGTAAAGCTGAAGAATCTGGAAGGATTGCTTGAAGGGCAGAAATGGAATGAGGTGAAAGGGGAGCCAGGATGGGAACAGGCTGAATTTTGGTATCGATGTGCAGGGTGGGATCGTGCGAGACGTTTTGTGGCAGTGCGGCAATTGGTCAAAAGAGAAAAGAAATTAGTAGAAGTGTCCGTGTATGAGTATTTTTGTTACGTTACAACGGAGCGGTTAAGTCCGATGGAAGCGCATCGTTGTTATGGAAAGAGGGCTACCTGCGAGACTTTGATAGAAGAGAGTAAAGGACAGATGAATGCGGGGCACATACGTACGGGTGAATTTTTGGCCAATGCTGCGCTATTTCAGTGTGCGGTGTTAGCGTATAATCTTTTGAAGTGGATGGGATTGCTCAGTGGTGGAGTGATACAACAGTGGGAAGTAAAGACGATGAGACTGTGGTTAATCCGTGTGGCAGGGAAACTGGTGGAGAGAAGCCGGCAGATGACATTAAAATTGCCGGAGAAATTTCTCCATCAGGAGGAATGGGAAAAGTGGGAACGCATGTCACTGGATGTAGTTTTTCAGTAG
- the smpB gene encoding SsrA-binding protein SmpB — MEIIAKNRKAFYQYEVLEKIECGIVLTGTEVKSLRNKDVSINDSFAQLDHGEAFLYEMHIGEYKQGNRQNHEPKRKRKLLLHKREISKIAGKVQQKGYTLIPLSIYFKNGLAKLEIAIARGKSMFDKREDIKKRTVEREIRQVMKKF, encoded by the coding sequence ATGGAAATTATTGCCAAAAATAGAAAAGCCTTTTATCAATATGAGGTTTTAGAAAAAATAGAATGTGGGATTGTGCTCACTGGTACAGAAGTTAAATCGTTAAGAAATAAGGATGTTAGTATAAATGATAGTTTTGCGCAATTGGATCATGGCGAAGCCTTTCTGTATGAAATGCATATTGGTGAATATAAACAAGGAAATCGCCAAAATCACGAACCCAAAAGGAAAAGAAAGCTCCTCCTTCATAAAAGGGAAATATCAAAAATAGCAGGAAAAGTACAACAAAAGGGATACACTCTTATACCATTATCAATATATTTTAAAAATGGACTTGCTAAATTAGAAATTGCAATAGCACGAGGAAAATCCATGTTTGACAAACGTGAAGACATTAAAAAAAGAACGGTCGAAAGAGAGATTCGCCAGGTAATGAAAAAATTTTAA
- a CDS encoding response regulator, giving the protein MPSSRIMIVEDERQTVDTLRDLFEQYGYETEVALNKNVAMNILQERKMDVLIISEMVQDIPGIEIMYDIRKTNKFLPIIMICDQKSKRIESSLMKAGANIVLSKPLDPIIAVQTIDNLLKMKYIAENIKPKKRKTSLKKK; this is encoded by the coding sequence ATGCCTTCATCAAGGATAATGATTGTAGAGGATGAGCGACAAACAGTTGATACATTAAGGGATTTATTTGAACAATACGGTTATGAAACAGAGGTTGCCCTTAATAAAAATGTAGCGATGAATATTCTCCAGGAGAGAAAAATGGATGTTCTTATAATAAGCGAAATGGTTCAGGACATCCCTGGCATAGAAATTATGTACGATATCAGAAAAACAAACAAATTTTTACCAATAATTATGATTTGTGATCAAAAATCAAAGCGCATTGAATCTTCTCTGATGAAGGCCGGCGCAAATATTGTTCTCTCTAAACCTTTAGACCCCATTATTGCAGTGCAAACTATCGATAATTTGTTAAAGATGAAATATATCGCCGAAAACATAAAACCTAAAAAACGTAAAACCTCTCTAAAAAAGAAATAA
- the dacB gene encoding D-alanyl-D-alanine carboxypeptidase/D-alanyl-D-alanine-endopeptidase, which yields MRSCIIFIALFTCLTLPVKVIKAEPTHLNEQIRNILQKYLLKNAHCGISVVSLKTNTPVVNYQSNDLFMVASNMKLATTATALEYLGTDFKYNTSVEADGNIKSDGTLEGNIIIRGSGDPNLSGRFYNNNILTIPNAWLQATKNLGIQKITGDIVADDSIFDRNYINDAWPKNQLHEWYCAPTSGLSFNDNCIDIIFVPRNNVNKKVSLLIEPNTSFVTIHNECIYTSEEKQHAYSIYRKPGTNDIYVKGKFWTNASQKREWVSVHSPSLYLATLFKEMLKNGGISVFGIARLINENDRISYSNKPIKIAQTISTMEQSIHITNKRSQNFYAEQIIKTLGAHIKGCGNTENGLQVISAFMKKLGYDSEEYKIRDGSGLSKENKLSPNMITTLLSYMNTHKHGKVFCDSLPISGIDGGLHRRMASLQYKGKIHAKTGYIAGASALSGYIDTSKGDRLAFSILINNFKSLRDAKKAQDEICQFLADNL from the coding sequence ATGAGAAGTTGCATAATTTTTATTGCCTTATTCACCTGTTTAACGTTGCCAGTCAAAGTAATCAAGGCTGAACCAACGCATCTCAATGAACAAATCAGGAATATTTTACAGAAATATTTATTAAAAAATGCTCACTGTGGAATCAGCGTTGTATCTCTAAAAACGAATACACCTGTCGTTAATTACCAAAGCAACGATTTATTCATGGTTGCATCTAATATGAAACTTGCAACAACCGCAACCGCATTGGAATATTTAGGGACAGATTTTAAATACAATACCTCCGTTGAAGCAGATGGGAATATAAAGAGCGATGGAACACTTGAAGGCAACATTATCATCAGGGGAAGCGGTGATCCAAATCTATCGGGAAGATTTTACAATAACAATATTTTAACTATTCCGAATGCATGGTTACAAGCAACAAAAAATCTTGGCATACAAAAAATTACAGGGGATATTGTAGCAGATGACTCAATCTTTGACCGCAATTATATCAACGATGCCTGGCCAAAAAACCAATTGCATGAGTGGTATTGTGCGCCCACCAGCGGTTTATCATTTAATGATAATTGCATTGATATTATTTTCGTTCCCCGGAATAACGTAAATAAAAAAGTCTCGCTGCTAATTGAACCGAACACTTCGTTTGTCACTATCCATAACGAGTGTATTTATACTTCTGAAGAGAAGCAACATGCGTATTCCATTTATCGAAAACCCGGAACAAACGATATTTATGTTAAGGGGAAATTTTGGACGAACGCCTCTCAGAAACGGGAGTGGGTAAGTGTGCACAGTCCTTCACTCTATCTTGCAACACTTTTTAAAGAAATGCTTAAAAATGGCGGTATATCTGTCTTTGGAATTGCCCGATTAATTAATGAAAACGACCGGATATCATATTCGAATAAACCTATTAAAATTGCCCAAACCATTTCCACAATGGAACAATCTATTCACATCACAAACAAACGAAGCCAAAATTTCTATGCCGAACAAATAATAAAAACATTGGGAGCACATATAAAAGGCTGTGGCAATACAGAAAACGGTTTACAAGTTATTAGCGCTTTCATGAAAAAGTTAGGCTATGACAGTGAAGAGTATAAAATACGGGACGGGTCTGGTTTGTCAAAAGAAAACAAACTCTCGCCTAATATGATAACCACTCTTTTATCATATATGAATACACACAAACACGGCAAAGTGTTTTGCGACTCACTTCCAATTTCAGGCATAGATGGCGGACTTCACCGCCGTATGGCATCTCTACAATATAAGGGTAAAATTCACGCAAAAACCGGATACATTGCCGGAGCTTCGGCGCTTTCCGGTTATATTGATACCTCTAAAGGCGATAGACTTGCATTTTCTATTCTTATTAATAATTTTAAAAGCTTACGCGATGCCAAAAAAGCACAAGACGAGATTTGCCAATTTTTAGCAGATAATTTATAA
- a CDS encoding class I SAM-dependent methyltransferase, which yields MSDHLKKIYSLYAYVYDTLFGKIFEHGRCTALKMMDIEPHDTILEVGIGTGLSLPLYPKGISIIGIDLSEEMLLRAKTKKMKYTLNNVHLSTMDASLLAFRNNTFDKVIASHVITVVPEPIHTLNEIKRVCKKEGDIFILNYAGIDNQFISRFEKIISPIRDKLGLGKHFDLDLLLKEASLPVMSKQQVNIFNACQIIKCRNNTSSEA from the coding sequence ATGAGCGACCACTTAAAAAAAATATATTCACTTTATGCGTACGTTTACGACACGCTCTTCGGAAAAATATTCGAACATGGCAGATGCACTGCTCTTAAGATGATGGATATTGAACCACATGATACCATTCTTGAAGTAGGTATTGGTACAGGGTTGTCATTGCCGCTTTATCCGAAGGGAATCAGTATAATAGGAATAGATTTGAGTGAAGAAATGTTACTGCGGGCAAAGACGAAGAAAATGAAATACACCTTGAATAACGTGCACTTATCTACTATGGATGCATCACTACTGGCCTTCAGGAATAATACTTTTGATAAAGTCATCGCATCACATGTTATTACCGTAGTACCGGAACCCATACACACTTTGAATGAAATAAAAAGGGTTTGCAAAAAGGAAGGGGATATTTTTATCTTAAATTACGCCGGTATTGATAATCAGTTCATCTCCCGATTTGAAAAAATTATCTCACCCATAAGGGATAAACTCGGTTTAGGAAAACATTTCGATCTTGACTTGTTATTAAAGGAGGCCAGCCTTCCTGTTATGAGTAAACAACAGGTAAATATTTTTAACGCATGTCAGATAATAAAATGTCGCAATAATACCTCCTCTGAAGCTTGA
- a CDS encoding UDP-glucose dehydrogenase family protein, which translates to MKICCIGSGYVGLVAGTCLADMGNDVICVDSNKGKIDNLKKGIIPIYEPGLKDMLERNARVRRITFTTNIKDGIQKSDVIFIGVGTPSDLNNCADISAIISVAESIGKYMNGYKVIVNKSTAPVGTLEKIGKVVKSFQKKAIRFDLASNPEFMREGEAIKDFTNPDRIVIGVQGEKAKKIMESIYNGISRTDKPIMFTDIRSAELIKYASNAMLATRISFMNELAQLCEKVGGDIKEIAKGTGLDSRIGPRFLQAGIGYGGSCFPKDVNALIQIMNENGIDAKILTAVNEVNEQQKRSLFEKIQILVPKMKNKKIAIWGLAFKPKTDDMRDAPSITLIKQLQEAGAQINAFDPEAMDNAKTIFRGIKYYDDPYSAVKNCDALVIVTEWNEFRDLDLKKVKRLLKCPNIVDGRNIYEPKDMKELGFHYLCVGR; encoded by the coding sequence TTGAAAATATGTTGTATTGGCAGCGGTTATGTAGGTCTTGTGGCAGGCACATGTCTTGCAGATATGGGCAACGATGTTATATGCGTAGATTCTAATAAAGGCAAAATAGATAATTTGAAAAAAGGTATCATTCCTATATATGAACCCGGTCTTAAAGACATGCTGGAAAGAAATGCAAGAGTGCGGAGGATTACTTTTACAACAAATATTAAAGATGGCATTCAAAAGTCAGACGTTATTTTTATTGGGGTGGGAACACCATCCGACCTTAATAATTGCGCTGATATTTCCGCTATTATTTCGGTTGCTGAAAGTATTGGAAAATACATGAATGGGTATAAAGTTATAGTGAATAAAAGTACTGCACCTGTCGGAACATTAGAAAAAATAGGAAAAGTGGTAAAATCGTTTCAAAAAAAAGCAATAAGGTTTGACTTGGCATCGAATCCTGAATTTATGCGAGAGGGTGAGGCGATTAAGGATTTTACCAACCCGGACAGAATTGTAATAGGCGTGCAAGGCGAAAAGGCAAAAAAGATTATGGAATCGATATATAATGGTATTTCAAGAACAGATAAACCGATTATGTTTACTGATATAAGGAGTGCGGAGTTAATTAAGTATGCGAGTAATGCAATGCTTGCAACGAGAATTTCTTTTATGAATGAATTAGCGCAACTATGTGAGAAAGTTGGTGGAGATATAAAAGAAATTGCGAAGGGGACTGGATTAGATTCAAGAATAGGGCCACGGTTTCTTCAGGCAGGCATTGGATATGGCGGGTCATGTTTTCCGAAGGATGTAAATGCATTGATACAAATAATGAATGAGAATGGCATTGATGCAAAAATACTAACAGCGGTTAATGAGGTAAATGAACAACAAAAGAGGTCTCTTTTTGAAAAAATACAAATACTTGTCCCCAAAATGAAGAACAAAAAAATTGCTATATGGGGTTTGGCGTTTAAACCAAAAACAGATGATATGAGAGATGCGCCTTCTATAACGTTAATTAAGCAATTGCAGGAAGCGGGCGCTCAAATTAATGCCTTTGATCCTGAAGCAATGGATAATGCAAAGACTATCTTTAGAGGGATAAAATATTATGATGATCCTTATTCCGCGGTTAAAAACTGTGATGCTCTGGTTATTGTAACAGAGTGGAACGAGTTTAGAGACCTTGATCTTAAAAAAGTAAAAAGACTTTTAAAATGTCCAAATATAGTTGACGGAAGAAATATATACGAACCTAAGGATATGAAAGAATTGGGTTTTCATTATTTATGCGTGGGAAGATAA
- the ispH gene encoding 4-hydroxy-3-methylbut-2-enyl diphosphate reductase produces the protein MKVFVAKTAGFCMGVRRAMDILLDAANEKNIGAKVYTDGPLIHNPQVLEYLEKRDLHIVNDVTDLSNSTVVIRAHGVTPSRRAEIESKGAKVCDATCPHVMRVQSIIKKYAAQGYSTIIVGDNGHAEVVGLLGYAEGRGHVVENMENIELLPPMDKVCIVAQTTQDRHLFKRAIDEIKRRYPNSESFETICSSTYKRQDEVVNLCKSVDAMIVVGGRGSANTTRLVTICESQGTPTFHVETDSEIDLNKLKVFNTIGVTAGASTPNWMIKRVVDKVRTYKVNKYQKILFATKSIFNFLIGSCTYVALGAASMSYSCALLLGVQPRLIFCIIAALFIFSMQVLNHFANKESVALNEPARAKFYEKKQVLFVILGILGAALSSILGLYHGKSIFFCVFLASLFGIFYRLQIIPKSFSGFIRYRSLEQIPGSKEIFYGIAWAASTALIPFLGVRRDFIPALAITVAFAFSLAFIRAVVLDIRDIQGDRILGKETIPIAIGKERTKKILVSITLFMASLLIAGTLLGWISTLGYFLLPCIAYASGYQYLFQKRIITEGLLLETIADFNFIFAGLMAILWQSLTF, from the coding sequence TTGAAAGTTTTTGTTGCTAAAACCGCAGGTTTTTGTATGGGAGTCCGAAGGGCAATGGATATCCTGCTCGATGCGGCGAATGAAAAAAATATTGGCGCTAAAGTTTATACGGACGGTCCGTTAATCCATAATCCGCAAGTGCTTGAATATCTTGAAAAAAGAGACCTTCACATTGTTAATGATGTTACAGACCTCTCGAATAGCACCGTTGTCATCAGAGCGCATGGAGTGACTCCATCCCGAAGAGCGGAAATCGAAAGTAAAGGCGCAAAAGTATGCGACGCTACCTGTCCGCATGTAATGAGGGTGCAATCTATCATCAAAAAATATGCCGCACAGGGATATTCGACGATAATTGTCGGCGATAATGGACATGCCGAGGTGGTAGGATTGCTCGGTTATGCCGAGGGAAGAGGGCATGTAGTTGAAAACATGGAAAATATAGAACTACTTCCCCCTATGGATAAGGTATGCATTGTCGCCCAAACAACGCAAGACAGGCATTTATTTAAGAGGGCTATCGATGAAATAAAAAGACGTTATCCGAATTCAGAATCTTTTGAAACTATTTGCAGTTCCACCTACAAAAGACAGGATGAAGTAGTGAATCTCTGTAAATCTGTAGATGCAATGATTGTTGTTGGGGGCAGGGGAAGCGCAAATACAACACGGCTAGTTACAATATGCGAATCACAGGGAACTCCGACATTTCACGTTGAAACAGACTCAGAAATAGACCTCAATAAATTAAAAGTTTTTAATACCATTGGCGTTACTGCAGGTGCATCAACACCAAATTGGATGATCAAAAGGGTTGTTGACAAAGTAAGAACATACAAGGTCAATAAATACCAAAAAATCTTATTTGCTACAAAAAGTATCTTTAATTTTTTAATAGGCAGTTGCACGTATGTAGCATTAGGTGCGGCAAGCATGAGTTATTCGTGTGCACTGCTGCTTGGTGTTCAGCCAAGATTGATTTTTTGCATAATCGCCGCTCTTTTCATTTTTTCAATGCAGGTACTTAATCATTTTGCCAACAAAGAATCCGTGGCACTCAACGAGCCGGCGCGGGCAAAATTTTATGAAAAAAAGCAGGTCCTTTTTGTTATTTTAGGCATATTAGGAGCGGCCTTATCTTCAATTCTTGGGCTATACCACGGCAAATCCATCTTTTTTTGTGTTTTTCTCGCCAGTCTTTTTGGTATTTTTTACCGGCTGCAAATTATACCAAAGAGTTTTTCAGGTTTTATCCGGTACAGAAGCCTTGAGCAAATACCGGGTTCAAAAGAAATTTTCTACGGCATCGCCTGGGCAGCAAGCACCGCTTTAATTCCTTTTCTGGGTGTACGGAGAGACTTCATACCGGCGCTTGCCATTACGGTTGCATTCGCATTCAGTCTCGCTTTTATACGCGCTGTCGTTCTTGATATTCGGGATATTCAGGGGGACCGCATTTTGGGCAAAGAAACCATTCCTATCGCAATTGGAAAAGAACGCACAAAAAAAATTCTTGTTAGCATTACCCTTTTCATGGCATCTCTTCTTATAGCAGGCACACTCCTTGGATGGATATCAACGCTGGGATATTTTTTGCTTCCGTGCATAGCTTATGCCTCCGGTTATCAATATCTTTTCCAAAAAAGAATAATAACGGAAGGATTGCTGCTGGAAACGATAGCAGATTTTAATTTTATTTTTGCCGGTCTTATGGCGATTTTATGGCAATCTTTAACTTTTTAA
- a CDS encoding DUF502 domain-containing protein, with protein sequence METLNKFFNLLKTDIRKRMLTGLLLIIPIYVTFFVVKFLFSFIGGTLSPLIKKIFLLFDAELPKTSADEFIITFIGLIFTFASLYFIGVFAANIIGKSIIHYFENLLTKTPVINNIYSTVKQIVHAVSLPGKQAFKRVIILDFPKEGTKAIGFVTGSVKENGKEIFISVFVPTTPNPTSGFLIYTTEDAVIDTNLTVEEAFKALLSGGVLTPKQFATILKTPPDTKSSEKNT encoded by the coding sequence ATGGAAACATTAAACAAATTTTTCAATCTATTAAAAACAGACATCCGAAAAAGGATGTTAACGGGCTTGTTATTAATCATCCCCATTTACGTAACCTTTTTTGTTGTAAAATTTCTCTTTAGTTTTATTGGGGGGACTCTTTCTCCACTTATAAAAAAAATATTTCTTTTATTTGATGCTGAGCTGCCAAAAACATCCGCCGATGAATTTATAATTACGTTCATCGGGCTTATCTTCACATTCGCCTCATTGTATTTTATAGGTGTCTTCGCCGCGAATATTATCGGCAAATCAATAATTCATTATTTTGAAAACCTTTTAACAAAAACACCTGTTATTAACAATATTTATTCCACCGTGAAACAGATCGTACACGCAGTAAGCCTCCCCGGCAAACAAGCTTTCAAACGTGTTATTATACTGGATTTTCCAAAAGAAGGCACAAAAGCAATTGGTTTTGTAACAGGCAGCGTAAAAGAGAACGGCAAAGAAATATTTATTAGTGTTTTTGTACCAACCACTCCAAACCCCACATCTGGTTTTTTGATATATACGACAGAAGATGCGGTGATAGACACAAACCTTACCGTTGAAGAGGCATTTAAAGCACTGCTATCTGGCGGCGTATTAACTCCTAAACAATTTGCAACAATTTTAAAAACACCGCCCGACACGAAGTCTTCTGAAAAAAATACCTGA
- a CDS encoding NAD(P)-dependent alcohol dehydrogenase, with the protein MKAFAMLGIGSVGWIEKEKPVAGPYDAIVKPIAFAPCTSDIHTIEGAIGDRKNLVLGHESVGEVVEVGSEVKYIKPGDRVVVPAITPDWRSVELQDTGLGQHSGGMLAGWKFSNIKDGVFSEYFHVNDGDMNLAVLPDGITLEAAVMLTDMVTTGFHGVELANVEYGDTVVVLGIGPVGLMSVAGAQLMGAGRIVGVGSRPALIEAAKFYGATDIVNYRERSVVDRVLEMTNNRGADKVIVAGGNCDILIDAVKILKAGGAIGNINYFGGDEFIPIPREAWGVGMGHKAINGGLTPGGRVRMERLIELVKYSRLDPGKLVTHVFYGFDKIEEALQLMKEKPADLIKPVVLID; encoded by the coding sequence ATGAAGGCGTTTGCAATGTTAGGGATTGGTAGTGTGGGTTGGATTGAGAAAGAAAAACCAGTTGCAGGTCCATATGATGCAATTGTGAAACCAATTGCTTTCGCACCATGTACTTCAGATATACATACAATTGAAGGTGCTATCGGAGATAGAAAGAATTTAGTGTTAGGTCATGAAAGTGTGGGAGAGGTAGTCGAAGTAGGTAGCGAGGTTAAATATATTAAACCTGGGGATAGAGTGGTAGTACCTGCTATAACTCCTGATTGGAGAAGTGTTGAATTACAAGACACAGGACTTGGACAGCATTCAGGTGGGATGTTGGCTGGCTGGAAGTTCTCTAATATTAAAGACGGGGTATTTAGTGAGTATTTTCACGTGAACGATGGGGATATGAATTTAGCTGTTTTACCAGATGGAATTACTTTAGAAGCAGCAGTCATGCTTACAGATATGGTAACAACAGGCTTCCATGGGGTGGAATTGGCTAATGTAGAATATGGGGATACAGTAGTGGTTTTAGGAATAGGACCTGTTGGACTGATGTCAGTTGCAGGAGCTCAATTAATGGGGGCAGGAAGAATTGTTGGTGTAGGAAGCAGACCCGCTTTAATTGAAGCCGCTAAATTCTATGGAGCAACAGATATAGTTAACTATCGAGAGAGATCTGTAGTAGATCGAGTACTAGAGATGACTAATAATCGAGGAGCAGATAAAGTAATAGTAGCTGGTGGGAATTGTGACATTCTTATTGATGCAGTAAAAATTCTAAAGGCCGGTGGAGCAATTGGTAATATTAACTACTTTGGTGGCGATGAATTCATACCTATACCAAGGGAAGCATGGGGAGTAGGAATGGGTCACAAGGCGATTAATGGTGGATTAACTCCTGGCGGTAGAGTAAGAATGGAAAGATTAATTGAATTGGTCAAATACAGCAGATTAGATCCAGGAAAATTAGTTACCCATGTATTCTACGGATTTGACAAGATAGAAGAGGCTTTACAGCTAATGAAAGAGAAACCCGCTGATTTAATAAAGCCAGTTGTATTAATTGATTAA
- a CDS encoding CxxH/CxxC protein, which produces MKIRGVKGMYVVCEEHIEIAIDEFVNVYEVPPDIYILDKGFFSDWTSPNHYDMCDNPPKYLVV; this is translated from the coding sequence ATGAAGATAAGAGGGGTGAAGGGGATGTATGTGGTCTGTGAAGAACATATTGAAATCGCGATAGATGAATTTGTAAATGTTTATGAAGTGCCACCGGATATTTATATTTTGGATAAGGGTTTTTTCTCAGACTGGACATCACCAAACCATTATGACATGTGTGATAATCCACCAAAATATTTAGTGGTATAG